A genomic segment from Treponema sp. Marseille-Q3903 encodes:
- a CDS encoding ATP-binding protein, which produces MLDFKVYKNTRRLKAAMSVIFATTLILIAVVTFASTELKGIFYKNTLDIKREFYKDSVENLKIEIDAMRTQLKNANPNITFTEEKKAVEKFLREIFYSANLEDESYMWVQEIKNYNGGDDYAVRLIHPNLRDTEGLLLSTNSDDGVGNFPFKRELEGINKKGFVFFTYQFQTMNSDSKTMKITYSSLYKDFDWTISRGITLRKIDESVSQVLTQYRHIIFIIFFIYVFGVIIIVMYALALTEKSEDLGTANKSKSMFLFNMSHDIRTPMNAVIGFTTLALKDVSNAAKVKDYLTKVKTSSEYMMTILNDILEMARIENGKLDIESAPVNLLEGTENIKTILGEMAESKKIKLELIDNIEHPVVYSDKLHIMQITLNLLSNSIKYTNEGGHVSRVWTETPSDKPGWANYTAIVRDNGIGMAPEFVEKIFDIFERERTDATTGVQGTGLGMSIVKRLVDAMNGKIEIKSEKNKGTEISVTIPMKIVEENVANHKDDEIPFDLSGKRVLLVEDNLFNREIAFELLEDRGLTVETANDGSVAIEKIKNSEAGTFDFILMDVQMPVMDGYAATQIIRNLSDKKKANIPIIAMTANAFEEDKKAALKVGMNAHVSKPIDMDVLCKIIATIIC; this is translated from the coding sequence ATGTTAGATTTTAAAGTTTACAAAAATACTAGAAGATTAAAAGCTGCAATGTCTGTAATTTTTGCTACGACATTGATTCTTATCGCTGTCGTTACTTTTGCCAGCACAGAACTAAAGGGGATTTTCTATAAAAACACACTTGATATAAAGCGAGAATTTTACAAAGATTCTGTCGAAAATTTAAAAATTGAGATAGATGCTATGCGAACGCAGCTTAAAAATGCGAATCCGAATATTACTTTTACCGAAGAAAAAAAAGCGGTTGAAAAGTTTTTGCGAGAAATATTTTATTCAGCGAACCTTGAAGATGAATCTTATATGTGGGTTCAAGAGATAAAAAATTATAATGGCGGAGATGATTATGCAGTTCGTCTGATTCATCCGAATTTGAGAGATACGGAAGGTCTTCTGCTTTCCACAAATTCTGACGATGGGGTTGGAAACTTTCCTTTTAAAAGAGAACTGGAAGGAATAAACAAAAAAGGTTTTGTTTTCTTTACATATCAATTTCAAACGATGAATTCAGATAGCAAAACTATGAAGATAACATATTCGTCTCTTTATAAAGATTTTGACTGGACTATCTCGCGAGGAATCACTTTGCGAAAAATCGATGAATCTGTTTCTCAAGTTTTAACCCAGTATCGGCACATTATATTTATTATTTTTTTTATTTACGTGTTTGGAGTGATCATCATAGTGATGTATGCACTTGCGTTGACAGAAAAATCAGAAGATCTCGGCACTGCAAATAAATCAAAAAGCATGTTTCTTTTTAATATGTCTCACGATATTAGAACGCCAATGAATGCTGTTATCGGGTTTACAACGCTCGCTCTAAAAGACGTTTCAAACGCAGCAAAAGTCAAAGACTATCTTACAAAAGTAAAAACTTCCAGCGAATATATGATGACAATTTTAAATGATATTCTTGAGATGGCTAGAATTGAAAACGGAAAGCTTGACATTGAAAGTGCGCCTGTAAATCTCCTTGAGGGGACAGAAAATATTAAAACAATATTAGGAGAAATGGCTGAATCAAAAAAAATTAAGCTGGAGCTGATAGATAATATTGAACATCCCGTTGTGTATTCAGATAAGTTGCACATAATGCAGATTACGCTGAATCTCCTTTCTAATTCAATAAAGTATACAAATGAAGGAGGTCATGTTTCGCGCGTTTGGACAGAAACTCCGAGTGACAAACCAGGTTGGGCAAATTACACGGCGATAGTGCGGGATAACGGGATAGGAATGGCTCCCGAATTTGTAGAAAAGATATTTGATATTTTTGAGCGAGAAAGAACTGACGCTACAACAGGTGTTCAGGGGACAGGACTTGGGATGAGCATTGTAAAACGTCTTGTTGACGCTATGAACGGCAAAATAGAGATTAAAAGTGAAAAAAACAAAGGCACGGAAATTTCTGTAACAATTCCAATGAAGATTGTCGAGGAAAATGTTGCAAATCATAAAGACGATGAAATACCTTTTGATTTATCGGGAAAACGAGTGCTCCTCGTAGAAGACAACTTGTTCAATAGAGAAATTGCATTTGAATTGCTAGAAGACAGAGGTCTAACTGTTGAAACTGCAAATGACGGTTCAGTTGCCATCGAGAAAATAAAAAATAGCGAAGCAGGAACATTCGATTTTATCTTAATGGACGTTCAGATGCCGGTTATGGATGGTTATGCGGCGACACAAATTATCCGAAATTTATCAGATAAGAAGAAAGCGAATATACCAATCATAGCGATGACAGCAAATGCATTTGAAGAAGACAAGAAAGCTGCGCTGAAGGTGGGGATGAACGCCCATGTTTCAAAACCGATCGATATGGATGTTTTGTGCAAAATCATAGCTACGATAATATGTTAG
- a CDS encoding aldo/keto reductase yields MRFTKKGGVIDINKAEKEIMAAYSAGINYYDTAYIYPGSEAVLGEILERNKIRKNVNIATKLPQYLIRDKML; encoded by the coding sequence ATGCGCTTTACCAAAAAAGGCGGCGTGATTGACATAAACAAAGCTGAAAAAGAAATAATGGCTGCATACAGTGCAGGCATAAATTATTACGATACAGCGTATATCTATCCGGGAAGCGAAGCTGTTCTCGGCGAAATTCTCGAAAGAAACAAAATTCGTAAAAATGTAAATATCGCAACAAAATTGCCGCAGTATTTAATCCGCGATAAAATGCTATAG
- a CDS encoding aldo/keto reductase, translating into MGKTEANRDRRLDQAEKKSGQIHNIGFSYHGNSDGFVNILNSYDWDFCMIQYNYLDEVSQAGVVGVKAAAKKGIPVIIMEPLRGGKLVNMLPEKAKKLFAESEHGKKRGWTPAELAFRRLYNQPEITTVLSGMNSLEMVEENVRIADEIKVGMFEQADFNLLKEVTAAIKENERIGCTDFRYCMPCPKGVDIPGIFGCWNTMYTEKKKSGRLQFFQTVAFTKEPSFATLCRGCGICEKHCPQNLPIIKKLKEADKELRPLPFKIVIDLARKLMYHSL; encoded by the coding sequence GTGGGAAAAACTGAAGCGAATCGGGATAGAAGACTGGATCAAGCAGAAAAAAAAAGCGGACAGATTCACAACATCGGGTTTTCTTACCATGGAAATTCTGATGGCTTTGTAAACATTTTGAACAGCTATGATTGGGATTTTTGCATGATACAGTACAATTATCTTGATGAAGTTTCCCAAGCAGGAGTTGTTGGGGTAAAAGCCGCTGCAAAAAAAGGAATTCCTGTGATAATTATGGAACCTCTGCGCGGAGGTAAACTTGTAAACATGCTCCCTGAAAAAGCAAAAAAATTGTTTGCAGAAAGTGAACATGGCAAAAAACGAGGCTGGACTCCGGCTGAATTGGCGTTTCGCCGGCTTTATAACCAACCGGAAATAACAACAGTCTTATCGGGGATGAATTCTTTGGAGATGGTTGAAGAAAATGTTCGCATTGCAGATGAGATAAAAGTTGGAATGTTTGAACAGGCCGATTTTAATCTTCTTAAAGAAGTTACGGCTGCAATTAAGGAAAACGAACGCATCGGTTGCACGGACTTCCGATATTGTATGCCTTGTCCCAAAGGAGTAGATATTCCGGGAATTTTCGGGTGCTGGAACACTATGTATACCGAAAAAAAGAAGAGCGGTCGTCTGCAATTTTTTCAAACAGTCGCCTTTACAAAAGAACCGTCTTTTGCGACTTTGTGCAGAGGCTGCGGGATATGTGAAAAACATTGTCCACAGAATCTGCCTATCATTAAAAAATTAAAGGAAGCAGATAAAGAACTTCGTCCGCTTCCTTTTAAAATTGTAATAGATTTAGCTCGCAAGCTGATGTATCACAGTCTATAG
- a CDS encoding flavodoxin has protein sequence MKVSIIYASTTGNTEAMANSIKEAVASTGAEVVFGTADNADASSVTSSDVILLGSPAMGDEVLEDTMEAFYTGIESGLSGKKVGLFGSYDWGDGQWLRDWEERAKAAGATVTESLMVHLTPEGDDISKCQEWAKKAL, from the coding sequence ATGAAAGTATCTATTATTTATGCCAGCACAACAGGAAACACAGAGGCAATGGCAAACTCAATCAAAGAAGCTGTTGCTTCAACAGGTGCTGAAGTTGTTTTTGGAACTGCCGACAATGCTGACGCATCATCTGTTACATCTAGCGATGTTATACTGCTTGGAAGTCCTGCAATGGGCGATGAAGTTTTGGAAGACACAATGGAAGCTTTTTATACAGGTATTGAAAGTGGTCTTTCAGGCAAAAAAGTTGGGCTTTTTGGTTCTTACGACTGGGGTGACGGTCAGTGGCTCAGAGATTGGGAAGAAAGAGCAAAAGCTGCCGGTGCAACAGTTACAGAAAGCCTTATGGTTCATTTAACTCCAGAAGGTGATGATATTTCTAAATGCCAGGAATGGGCTAAAAAAGCTCTATAG
- a CDS encoding DUF3793 family protein, with translation MTNIDINQLFLRCSSHTMCGIKPANLFTIPSQQFSKSALENWEVLANRQGISISAFKSSSNITMIFIYNIVWIGKILEDSFVQAYLCSKGFSNLFDTTKTLRELFYRLQTNKNFPHEVGIFLGYPIEDVIGFEKNQGKSSKYCGYWKSYCNPEEAKRCCERYKQCSQMCNQWFSEGFSIPQIIKKYKEMAKKAA, from the coding sequence ATGACTAATATTGATATCAATCAACTTTTTCTTCGGTGTTCGTCTCATACAATGTGCGGAATAAAACCTGCAAATCTATTCACAATTCCATCACAGCAGTTTTCAAAATCTGCGCTTGAAAATTGGGAAGTTCTTGCAAACAGACAAGGGATATCTATCTCCGCATTCAAAAGCTCATCAAACATAACGATGATTTTTATTTATAACATTGTCTGGATTGGAAAAATTCTTGAAGATTCATTTGTCCAAGCGTATCTGTGCAGTAAAGGGTTTTCAAACCTTTTTGACACTACAAAAACTCTTCGTGAATTATTCTATCGTCTTCAGACTAATAAAAATTTCCCACACGAGGTCGGTATTTTTTTGGGCTACCCGATAGAAGACGTTATCGGTTTTGAAAAAAATCAGGGAAAGTCTTCTAAATACTGCGGATACTGGAAATCTTACTGCAATCCGGAAGAAGCAAAACGGTGCTGTGAACGTTATAAGCAGTGCAGTCAAATGTGTAATCAATGGTTTTCTGAGGGGTTTTCTATTCCTCAGATAATCAAAAAATATAAAGAAATGGCTAAAAAAGCCGCGTGA
- a CDS encoding ABC transporter substrate-binding protein, which translates to MKKSVFMAVFACMALSVFAASKKSKETVIRVGIPKAPPALPIIRMIETNALGDDAKVEFSVWNSPEQLIAMIQGKEQDMFAFPLTVVGKLYNKGMPLMLTNVNTWGVTYFLTSDPDYKDWADLKGKTVYVPLRSSPPDALTQFFIGKAGLVVGKDVELIYASIPEVTQLVVSGKAIYATQIEPQVTACLMQNKSVRVATSFENEWKKVTDDGSIIPNAGFGGRKSFIKKNAEVVAKFEAEYEKALNWVLENPEEAGILAEKYLGLKAGLIKNAIPRMGLYYKNAYDAKKDLDQLYRILNDFDKTMVGGKIPNEGMLYKK; encoded by the coding sequence ATGAAAAAATCAGTTTTTATGGCAGTTTTCGCATGCATGGCGTTGTCTGTGTTTGCAGCTTCCAAAAAATCAAAGGAAACAGTGATACGAGTAGGTATCCCAAAGGCTCCACCGGCATTGCCAATCATTCGGATGATTGAGACAAATGCTCTTGGAGATGACGCAAAAGTTGAATTCTCTGTGTGGAATTCACCTGAACAGTTGATCGCAATGATTCAGGGAAAAGAACAGGATATGTTCGCATTCCCTCTTACTGTTGTGGGCAAACTTTACAACAAAGGAATGCCTTTAATGTTGACCAATGTAAACACATGGGGAGTAACTTATTTTCTTACATCAGACCCAGATTACAAAGATTGGGCAGATTTGAAGGGAAAAACAGTTTACGTTCCATTGCGGTCTTCTCCGCCTGACGCTTTGACCCAATTTTTTATTGGAAAAGCAGGGCTTGTTGTTGGAAAAGACGTTGAACTGATATACGCTTCTATCCCGGAAGTTACGCAGCTTGTTGTAAGTGGAAAAGCAATTTATGCAACTCAGATAGAACCTCAAGTTACAGCTTGTCTAATGCAGAATAAAAGCGTACGTGTTGCTACAAGTTTTGAAAACGAGTGGAAAAAAGTAACAGATGACGGGTCTATCATTCCTAACGCAGGTTTTGGAGGTCGTAAAAGTTTTATCAAGAAGAACGCAGAAGTTGTTGCAAAGTTTGAAGCAGAATATGAAAAAGCTCTGAATTGGGTTTTGGAAAATCCTGAGGAAGCCGGAATTTTGGCAGAAAAATATCTTGGTTTGAAAGCCGGATTGATAAAAAACGCAATTCCGAGAATGGGATTGTATTATAAAAATGCTTACGATGCAAAAAAAGATTTGGATCAGCTATACAGGATTCTCAATGATTTTGACAAAACAATGGTAGGCGGAAAAATTCCTAATGAAGGCATGCTTTATAAGAAATAA
- a CDS encoding ABC transporter permease, whose translation MKACFIRNKILSASVFVLIWWVLSLIYPPIVIPSIPSVIKSIGQIFVSKTMWLEIGRTFYRLFFGLFFGVLFGGVVGFFCGTNKVFRQLCISFINVLQVVPPVSILILTIIWLGYNGKPAIAISAVAIFPTIVICVQDAILNLDKKLLEMAKVFKFSKSKQIKKIIWPSIKPQVYSALKIAVGTASKTIVMGEVLTTVSGIGGQIVTARLNIESEMIIAWTVVAVAMYFVYDKVCALFFDDKKRMRTNADGKSSKSS comes from the coding sequence ATGAAGGCATGCTTTATAAGAAATAAAATTCTTTCTGCATCCGTTTTTGTACTGATTTGGTGGGTTTTGAGTTTAATCTACCCACCGATTGTAATACCGTCGATCCCTTCGGTTATCAAGTCGATTGGTCAGATTTTTGTTTCAAAAACAATGTGGCTGGAAATCGGAAGAACATTTTACAGGCTGTTTTTCGGCTTGTTTTTCGGTGTTCTTTTTGGGGGAGTCGTCGGATTCTTTTGTGGTACAAACAAAGTATTTCGCCAGCTCTGCATAAGTTTTATAAATGTCTTGCAAGTTGTTCCGCCTGTTTCCATTTTAATTCTTACAATTATTTGGCTTGGATACAACGGAAAACCTGCGATTGCGATTTCTGCCGTTGCGATTTTTCCGACAATCGTAATATGCGTTCAGGACGCAATTTTAAATCTTGATAAAAAACTTTTAGAAATGGCAAAAGTATTTAAGTTTTCAAAGTCAAAGCAGATAAAAAAAATAATCTGGCCGTCTATCAAACCGCAGGTTTATTCAGCTTTGAAAATCGCGGTGGGAACTGCCTCAAAAACTATCGTGATGGGAGAAGTTTTGACGACAGTTTCGGGAATCGGGGGGCAAATTGTCACAGCGAGATTGAATATTGAAAGTGAAATGATAATTGCGTGGACGGTTGTGGCAGTTGCCATGTATTTTGTTTACGACAAAGTTTGCGCTTTATTTTTTGATGATAAAAAACGAATGAGGACAAATGCAGATGGTAAGAGTTCAAAATCTTCGTAA
- a CDS encoding ABC transporter ATP-binding protein, translating into MQMVRVQNLRKYYNHKKILSDISFEVEDNQIVAVVGPSGCGKTTLLNILSGLTSDYTGFVESDFHKVGYVFQEDRILPWLTVFENIKIVREDGSNQEVNRFIEMAGLKNYENYFPEELSGGMKQRCSIARALYFGCDFLLMDEPFKSLDYILKQQMLVDLKKIQAQQKNSILFVTHDIEEALSIADKILVLQKNPCKIAKKICLTEKTRTGIGKDLLRDEIFRLIKGLS; encoded by the coding sequence ATGCAGATGGTAAGAGTTCAAAATCTTCGTAAATACTATAATCATAAAAAAATTCTTTCTGATATTTCTTTTGAAGTTGAAGACAATCAGATTGTTGCGGTTGTCGGGCCGAGCGGATGCGGAAAGACAACTTTGTTGAATATTCTCTCGGGGCTAACTTCCGACTACACGGGTTTTGTCGAAAGTGATTTTCATAAAGTCGGATATGTCTTTCAGGAAGACAGGATTCTTCCTTGGTTGACAGTTTTTGAAAACATAAAGATTGTCCGCGAAGATGGAAGCAATCAGGAAGTCAATCGGTTTATTGAGATGGCAGGCTTAAAAAATTATGAAAATTATTTTCCCGAAGAGCTCAGCGGTGGGATGAAACAGCGTTGTTCTATTGCAAGAGCTTTGTATTTCGGATGCGATTTTCTTCTTATGGACGAGCCGTTCAAATCTCTCGATTATATCTTGAAGCAGCAGATGTTGGTTGACTTAAAGAAGATTCAGGCGCAACAGAAAAACTCTATTTTGTTTGTGACTCACGATATTGAAGAAGCGCTTTCGATAGCGGATAAGATTCTTGTTTTACAGAAAAACCCTTGCAAGATTGCTAAGAAAATCTGTCTTACAGAAAAAACAAGAACAGGAATTGGAAAAGATTTACTGAGAGATGAAATCTTTAGACTGATAAAGGGCTTATCTTAA